The following DNA comes from Bdellovibrionota bacterium.
GCGCCGTTTCCTTCACCCGCCGAACGTTCGACGACGAAAATCAAATGAGATACACCATCGGATATCGCGACCCGCGTCTATTCGGCTCGTTCGCCGATCTCAAGCTACAAACGGACCTGATCGACAATTTCCGAGGATTCAATGCCGTCCTGGACGGTCTTCTCGGATACGAATGGATGGAGTCGAAGTTGAGGCTTGAAGGGGGCGCGACCTATTTCGCGAATGAACGGGAAATCTTCCTGAGCAATCTCCCCACCGGCCAGCGACAGACCGACAAGGAATACGCCCTGCGCGGAAACGCCTATTTCAATCCGATGCGAGAAGTCTCCCTCATTTTTGCGTATACGCTTTACGCGGAAACGGACGCCACGAACAACGATCAAGTTATGCGCATCCACGAGATCTATCTGGGCACGAATTTCAGATTCTAAAGCCCGCTTTACGCTTTCCCAAAAAATAATGTATACTTTAGTATACAAGCGTATGCGATCCCCCTTGGTGAACTTCTTCTTCGATTCAGCGCCATGGCGCGTTCTTTTTGCGTTGGTCCGAAGCTCAAACGGAAGGCGATTGCGCGAAATCGCCGATCTCTGCGGCCTTTCTCCCCGCGGCGCGCGCCTCGTTCTCGACCGTCTTCAGCGGAACGGTTGGGTGTCCATCACAAAGGATTCGCGGAGCGTGCGCTATGGATTGGAACTCACGGCCGCCGATCATGAGTTTCTTTTGCTCGTCCTCACGCGCGTCGAGGGCGAGCAGTTGGCGCGGCGCGCTCAAAAATATGGAAGATCCGCTCGGCGTTCGTTGGGCTGGATCGATCCAACGGCGAAACAAATCGTCTCCATTCGAAAGCAAATTCATGACCCCGCTCGCTCTTCTTAGGGCCGTCGTCCCGCTGCTTAGACGTTCCGGTTGCCAGTATGCGGTCGCGGGAGGCCTGGCTGCCGCGCTATACCGCCGCGAACCGCGCCTGACTCAAGATGTGGATGTTCTCCTATTGGCCTCATCCATCCGGGGAACGCAGAACGAGGCCGAGAAGATTCTCGGGAAACTCAAGTTTAGCGTGGGCCTGGCGCGCGCCTCGGATCTGAATCGTGCACCGGGATTTCACAAACGACAGGACCCCGTGGTTATGTTGGTGGGACGGAAAGAAGGGAAAGAGAAAGAAGGGGGACTGGACGTCTTATTACCGACCATGCCCTGGGTCGTACGTGCGATCGAACGAGCCCAATGTAACCTGATCGATTTCGGCTTTGGTCGTCTACCCACCATCACGCCCGAAGATTTGATCGTCGCAAAAGCACTTGCTTTGACCGATAACCCATCCCGGTACAAAGACCTCGACGATCTTCAGTCCATTTTTGAAGCCAATTTGCAGCTGGATTTTCCTTACCTCGTTTCCCTATTTGAGCTTCATCGCCTCTGGCTTCCGCGCGCGCTGGAAAAGGTGGCGCCTAAACCCGTCCAACGCGCCTCCCGATCCCAAAGCCCAAAGCACCGATAAGACAGCCATTTAACAACATTTGTTATATTAATAACTACTTAATATATAATGGAAAATTAGTAAATTGACCTTAAGATAGGCTTTTTGTTACCCTTGAATTGCATCCCCAAGTAGGGACATTCCAGGAGGCGGGGCTAGGGAGACGATTTCCTTAGTTAGGGATGTCCTTACGAAGCGGGCCCGGTAGATCCCGGGCCCGCTTTTCATTTTGAGCTCCGCGTTCGTGTGTCCGCCGGATTTCTGTTATACGTGACGGCTCGGCCATGGGCGCAAAGAGAAAATCCGTCTCGACGCCGGCTTCCCCCCTCGAAATCTTCCACGAAAAGAACGGGCTCGCGTTCCAGGGTGGAGGGGCGGAGCGGATCTCCAAACAGCACGCGCAGAATAAACTGACGGCCCGGGAGCGGATTTCGTTTTTGCTCGACGAACATTCGTTCGAAGAGATCGATCGCTTCGTGACCCACTCCTGTTCCGATTTTGGCATGGAAAAAAGGAAGACCCCGGGGGACGGCGTCGTCGCCGGTTTCGGGCGGATCGACGGCAGGAAGGTGTTCACCTTTGCTCAAGACTTCACGGTGTTCGGCGGTTCGCTTTCGCGCGCCAACGCCCGAAAGATCTGCAAAGTGATGGATCTCGCCATGAAAATCGGCGCGCCGGTGATCGGCCTCAACGACTCGGGCGGCGCCCGGATCCAGGAAGGGGTGGAAAGCCTCGGCGGCTATGCGGACATCTTTCTCCGAAACACGCTCGCCTCCGGCGTCGTTCCTCAAATCTCGGCCGTCCTCGGCCCGTGCGCGGGCGGGGCGGTCTATTCGCCGGCCATCACCGATTTCGTTTTGATGGTCAAAAAATCGAGCTACCTTTTTATCACAGGCCCGGACGTCCTTCGCACCGTCACCCACGAAGAGGTCACCAAAGAAGACCTCGGGGGTTCGAAAACGCATACCGAAAAGAGCGGCGTCGCCCATTTCGCTTATGAGAGCGACGAAGCGTGCCTCCGGGGCGTGCGAGAGCTCTTCTCGTATCTCCCTCTGAACAATATGGAGCGGCCTCCGTTTGTAGCGACCGACGATCCACCTGATCGTGCGGACGAGGCGTTGAATCAGGCGGTTCCCGCCGATCCCGCAAAGCCGTACGACATTCGGGACATTATCCGGCGGGTCGTCGATCGCGGCCGATTCTTGGAGGTCCAGGAACCTTACGCGCAGAACATCGTCGTGGGTTTCGCGCGTTTGGGGGGATTTGTGGCCGGGATCGTGGCGAACCAGCCTGCCGTCTTGGCCGGCTGCCTCGATATCGACGCTTCGGTGAAAGGGGCCCGGTTTGTCCGTTTCTGCGACTGTTTCAATATACCGATCGTCACGTTCGAAGATGTGCCCGGATTTCTGCCCGGAACCAACCAGGAATTCGGAGGCATTATCCGGCACGGCGCGAAACTGCTCTACGCGTTTGCCGAAGCCACGGTGCCCAAGCTGACGGTGATCACTCGAAAGGCGTACGGCGGGGCCTACGACGTCATGTCGTCCAAACATATTCGCGGGGATCTCAATTTCGCGTATCCCACGGCCGAAATCGCCGTGATGGGCCCGGAAGGGGCGGTCAACATTATCTTCCGGGATGAGATCGACAAGGCGTCCGATCCCGACGCGCGCCGAAAAGAGTTGGTGGCCGAGTACCGCGCCACGTTTGCAAATCCGTATAAAGCCGCCGAGCTCGGATACATCGATGAGGTGATCGTTCCTTCGACCACGCGGATGAAGCTGATTCGCGGCCTCGATCTCTTACAGGACAAGAAGGATCAAAACCCGCCCCGCAAGCACGGCAACATCCCGCTGTAAGCCATGAAGAAAGTTCTCGTCGCCAACCGGGGGGAAATCGCGGTACGGATCATCCGGACGATTCGCGAGTGCGGCTTCTCTCCCATAGCGGTGTACTCGGACGCCGACCGGGGAGCATTGCATGTGCGCATGGCGGACGAAGCGCATTATCTCGGCGCCTCCCCTCCCCTCGAGAGCTATCTCGCTATCGACAAGATCGTCGCCGTCGCAAAGCGGACCCGCGCTCATTCCATCCATCCGGGGTATGGATTTCTTTCCGAGAACGCTCCGTTCGCGCGCGCGTGTGAGCGGGCGAAAATTACATTCATCGGTCCGCCCTCAAAAGTCATCGCCGCCATGGGCGACAAAATTGGGGCCAGGGAGCGGGCGAAAACGGCGGGTGTCCGGGTGGTACCGGCCTCTGACGTACTGCCTAACGTATCCTCCGCACGCAGAGCCGCGCGGCGGGTCGGCTACCCCGTCCTTCTCAAGGCTTGCGCTGGGGGAGGCGGCAAGGGAATGCGGCGCGTGCGCGCCGAAATTGAAATGGAAGAGGCCTACCGCCTGGCACAGAGCGAAGCGAAAAAGGCGTTCGCCGACGACTCTCTTTACTTGGAGCGGTACCTGATCCGCCCGCGCCACATCGAAGTTCAAATTTTCGCGGACACCCTGGGGAATGTCGTGGCCCTGGGCGACCGGGAATGTTCCATCCAGCGGCGGCACCAAAAGATTATCGAGGAAGCGCCGGCTCCCCATCTATCCGACGAGACGCGAGCCATGATGGCCTCCGCGGCCCGGGATATCGCCCGGTCGGTCGGTTATCGCGGCGCCGCAACCGTGGAATTTTTGGTCGATCGCAAGGAACGATTTTATTTTCTGGAGATGAACACGCGTCTTCAGGTCGAGCATCCGGTGACCGAGTGGACCACGGGACTCGATCTCGTCGCTTGGCAAATCGACGTCGCGCAAAAAAAACCTCTTCCGCTCGAACAACGAGATGTGGCGCTGGTCGGCCATGCGATGGAAGCGCGCCTTTACGCCGAGGATCCGAACAACCATTTTTTTCCGAGCCCCGGGAGCATCACGCTTCTTCAATGGCCCTCCGGCCCGGGAGTTCGCGTCGACAGCGGCATCGAAGCCGGTTCCGAAATTTCTCTTTATTACGATCCGTTGTTGGCCAAAATCTCGGTCTGGAGCGAAACGCGCGACCAGGCTCGGATTCGCCTGCTTCGCGCCCTCGACGAAACGAGAATCGGCGGTTTGAAAACGAATCTCCATTTCTTGAAGTCGATTCTGGTCCATCCCCGGTTTGCGGAAGGGAGGGTTTCGACCACGTTCATTCAAGACGAGGGACCCTTCCCGGCGCAGACGTTGACCGATCTTGAATTCGACGCGGCCCTGGCTACCGCTTCCCTCGCGATGGCGGTACCGGTCGCGTCGGGGGGTAGTGCCGAACGGGCGGTATCCGCTTGGTGGCGCAGCGGACTTCCCCGTCGGAGAGGGCAGGCCTTCGGATGATTCTTCACTTCACGTCGAAGGATATTCAAGGCAACGCTCGGATCGAAAACATTCCCGGCACGATTACCGTCGAGCGGGACGATCGAACTACGCTCTTTCGCTACGTACCCACGGCGACCGGATTCCGGCTCGAACATCAGGGAAAAGTCCTTGAAACAACGGTGGCGTTTCGGCGGGACACCGAAATCGACATCAGTGTAAATGGCCACCTCGTTCCGCTTCACTGTTCGGATCCACGCCGATCGCCGGGAGATGTAGAAAGCCGCGTGGAACAGGGAAGCCGCCAAATCCGGGCCATTATGCCCGGTCGAGTTGTGCGCGTTTTCGTCCGACCGGGGGATGCGGTCGTCTCCGGCGATTCGCTTCTGGTGTTGGAGGCGATGAAGATGGAAAATGAAGTGAAGGCTACGATAAATGGAACCGTGGAAAGCGTGGCGGTTTCGTCCGGCGCCTCCGTGGAACGGGGCGAGCTGTTGATTTCCCTGGTGCCGAACGGCCATGCCTGAAAAACCGAAATTCTTCGCCCGCCGTTCCGACGGCGCTCCGATGCCTCCGATCGTCGAACCCCCCGATCGAACGAAATATGCCGCCGACTTGGGCTGGCCTGGGCAATTCCCATTCACGCGCGGAATTCAGCCGACCATGTATCGCGGCCGGCTTTGGACAATGCGCCAGTACGCCGGGTTTGGAACGGCGGAGGAAACCAATGCCCGTTTTCAGCATCTTTTATCGAACGGGCAAACCGGCCTGTCGACCGCTTTCGATCTGCCGACCCAGATGGGTTACGACAGCGATCATCCGATGGCACTGGGGGAGGTGGGGCGCGTCGGCGTGGCGATCTCCTCGGTCGAAGACATGGAAACGCTTCTTCAGGGGATCCCGCTCGATCAGGTCTCCACGTCCATGACGATCAATTCAACGGCGGCAATTCTGCTCTGTTTCTACCTTGCGATCGCCAAACGGCGCGGCCTTTCTTTCAAAAGTCTTCGAGGGACGATTCAAAACGATGTTCTCAAGGAGTATATCGCGCGCGG
Coding sequences within:
- a CDS encoding nucleotidyl transferase AbiEii/AbiGii toxin family protein; translated protein: MTPLALLRAVVPLLRRSGCQYAVAGGLAAALYRREPRLTQDVDVLLLASSIRGTQNEAEKILGKLKFSVGLARASDLNRAPGFHKRQDPVVMLVGRKEGKEKEGGLDVLLPTMPWVVRAIERAQCNLIDFGFGRLPTITPEDLIVAKALALTDNPSRYKDLDDLQSIFEANLQLDFPYLVSLFELHRLWLPRALEKVAPKPVQRASRSQSPKHR
- a CDS encoding acyl-CoA carboxylase subunit beta produces the protein MGAKRKSVSTPASPLEIFHEKNGLAFQGGGAERISKQHAQNKLTARERISFLLDEHSFEEIDRFVTHSCSDFGMEKRKTPGDGVVAGFGRIDGRKVFTFAQDFTVFGGSLSRANARKICKVMDLAMKIGAPVIGLNDSGGARIQEGVESLGGYADIFLRNTLASGVVPQISAVLGPCAGGAVYSPAITDFVLMVKKSSYLFITGPDVLRTVTHEEVTKEDLGGSKTHTEKSGVAHFAYESDEACLRGVRELFSYLPLNNMERPPFVATDDPPDRADEALNQAVPADPAKPYDIRDIIRRVVDRGRFLEVQEPYAQNIVVGFARLGGFVAGIVANQPAVLAGCLDIDASVKGARFVRFCDCFNIPIVTFEDVPGFLPGTNQEFGGIIRHGAKLLYAFAEATVPKLTVITRKAYGGAYDVMSSKHIRGDLNFAYPTAEIAVMGPEGAVNIIFRDEIDKASDPDARRKELVAEYRATFANPYKAAELGYIDEVIVPSTTRMKLIRGLDLLQDKKDQNPPRKHGNIPL
- a CDS encoding biotin carboxylase N-terminal domain-containing protein yields the protein MKKVLVANRGEIAVRIIRTIRECGFSPIAVYSDADRGALHVRMADEAHYLGASPPLESYLAIDKIVAVAKRTRAHSIHPGYGFLSENAPFARACERAKITFIGPPSKVIAAMGDKIGARERAKTAGVRVVPASDVLPNVSSARRAARRVGYPVLLKACAGGGGKGMRRVRAEIEMEEAYRLAQSEAKKAFADDSLYLERYLIRPRHIEVQIFADTLGNVVALGDRECSIQRRHQKIIEEAPAPHLSDETRAMMASAARDIARSVGYRGAATVEFLVDRKERFYFLEMNTRLQVEHPVTEWTTGLDLVAWQIDVAQKKPLPLEQRDVALVGHAMEARLYAEDPNNHFFPSPGSITLLQWPSGPGVRVDSGIEAGSEISLYYDPLLAKISVWSETRDQARIRLLRALDETRIGGLKTNLHFLKSILVHPRFAEGRVSTTFIQDEGPFPAQTLTDLEFDAALATASLAMAVPVASGGSAERAVSAWWRSGLPRRRGQAFG
- a CDS encoding biotin/lipoyl-containing protein; this translates as MILHFTSKDIQGNARIENIPGTITVERDDRTTLFRYVPTATGFRLEHQGKVLETTVAFRRDTEIDISVNGHLVPLHCSDPRRSPGDVESRVEQGSRQIRAIMPGRVVRVFVRPGDAVVSGDSLLVLEAMKMENEVKATINGTVESVAVSSGASVERGELLISLVPNGHA